One part of the Rutidosis leptorrhynchoides isolate AG116_Rl617_1_P2 chromosome 1, CSIRO_AGI_Rlap_v1, whole genome shotgun sequence genome encodes these proteins:
- the LOC139882271 gene encoding DNA repair protein recA homolog 3, mitochondrial-like, whose translation MKQQLMKLELHFVNDDNYADQWWCKVNVNLRWASIHNLQVFVPSTPLMRTIYQYQQALAQALVTSCDENLSKKDIPLKQSIYQINTSHGKGSIMFLGQCAFPRQVPVLSTGSFSLDSALAIGGFPKVRVVEIYGP comes from the exons ATGAAGCAACAATTGATGAAATTGGAACTTCATTTTGTGAATGATGATAACTATGCAGATCAGTGGTGGTGCAAGGTTAATGTCAATCTCAG GTGGGCTTCAATCCATAACCTTCAAGTATTTGTTCCTAGTACACCTCTTATGAGAACTATTTACCAATATCAACAAGCCCTGGCTCAAGCTCTCGTTACTTCCT GTGATGAAAATTTGTCTAAAAAGGACATTCCACTAAAACAATCAATTTATCAAATCAATACTTCTCATGGAAAGGGTTCTATCATGTTTCTTGGTCAGTGTGCATTTCCTAGACAAGTTCCGGTTTTATCTACTGGATCTTTTTCGTTAGATAGCGCACTGGCAATTGGTGGATTTCCAAAG GTACGTGTAGTGGAGATATATGGTCCATAA